The stretch of DNA CGACCCGGGCGAAGAGTTCACCATCGGAGCGGCCGAGTACTGGAACGCCACGGCCGGAGTGCACACCGTCACGGCAACCGTCGATTACGCCGAAACCTTCGAGGAGGCCGACGAGACGAACAACGCCTTTAACGCCTCGCTCACCGTCGACAGCGGCATCCCGACCGAGGAGTTCGACCTCCTGATCCTGACACCGGAGGAGTTTGTCGATGCGCTGGAGCCGTTGAAGGAGCATAAAGACCGGACCGGCATTGCGACGGCGATCGTCACCCTCGAAGAGATCGAGCGGCAGTACACAGATGGGGACCAGCCCGAGCGGGTGAAACGCTGCATCGACGACTACCGGAAGGGAGCGGGGATCGTCTACGTCATGCTCGTCGGGGACTGCGACCGCTTCCCGGTCAGGTACGTCAAGGCCTACAACACCGAATGGGGAACGAAATGGTACCCCTCTGACCTCTACTACGCCGACCTCTATGATGAAGCGTATGACTTCGACGACTGGGACAACAACGACAACGGCATCTATGGAGAAATGGACTTCGACGGCTTCGCGGAGCAGAACCTCACGAAACTGAACCTCGATGGGATCAACATGTACCCCGACGTCATGGTCGGGCGGGTGCCGTCCTCGACGGCCGACGAGGTGGCGACCTACGTGGAGAAGGTGATCGACTACGAGTTTGAGGCCCACAACGCCAACTGGTTCGAGCGGGCCCTCTGGCTCGTCGACGGCGACTTCGGCGACGCCGACAAGAAGGACCGGCTCGACGGATACCTCCCGGATTTCACGATCGTCAAGCCCTACGAGGATCCGGATTGGTTCTCGCATGCCGATATCAGGGACTACCGGGCCGGCGTGATCAACGACACGGTGAACGAGGGGGTCGGCTTCGTCAACTACTTCGGCCACGGCAGCCCGCTCGCATGGAGCTGGGTCTTCGACCAGCAGCAGGGGTGGACCGACGTCACGAACCTGACGAACACCGACCGGCTCCCGGTGGTCTTCGCCGTCTCATGCTATACGGGCAGGTTCTACTTCGACAACGGGATCAGTTCCTGCATTCCCGCGGACTACTACCGCTCGGCAGACGACACCGAGTGGAGCAGCACCGCGAAGGTGGCCAACCGGCCAGAACCGATGGCGATCCAGCCCTCCGGGTATGACAGGGAATCCCTCGCAGAGGAGTTTCTGGTGAAACACCGGCAGGGTGCGGTGGCGTACGTCGGCTGCGTCGACCCCATGGAGTACGGCGGGCAAGACCTGGACAAATACTTCTTCGAGGCCTATTCGGTCGGGTGGAAGCCGCCGAAACTCGGGTATATGTGGTACTATGCGCTGAGGCAGTGGATGGACAATGTCGACCTCTGGTCGTACTACGCCTATATCCACATGCACAAGATGATGCTCTTCGGCGACCCCTCGCTCAGGGTCGGGGGGATATCCGCTTTCCAGCCCGCAGACTTCGCCGGCACCTACGCGATGAACCATGACGGCTGGAAGGGGACGCTGGTGCTGACCGTGTCAGGCGGGGACTACATCGAGCAGATGCCGAATATCGAGGGGACCTACACGGGCCAGGACGGCGCGGAGCACGAGGTCTACGGCTACGTGCGGACCGACACCTATCCCCTGCCGGCCGAATGGGGGCCGGACTACAAGATCGAGTTCTTCATCGACTTCGCCGACACCTTCGACGAGAGCGACGACCAGCGGTTCGAGGGCCTCCTCTTCACGCAGACGAGAGAGGCGATCGCCGGCACGACCTGGTGGCATGACCGGCCGTTCGGGTTCTACGCCATAAAGAACGGGTCCGAATGAGTTCTGGACCAGAGAAATCTTTTTTTCCACCGGCGGCGTCCGGAGAGCACGGAGAATAGGTCCCGCAGGAGGCGGGACCGACACGAGCAATAAGAGAGAATAGCCGGTGCGGCCTGAGTGGATCAGAACGCCCCCGGACCCGAAAGAGCCGTTCCGGGGGAGAGGAAGGGAGAGACGGGCTCGACCCTACCCGTACAGGTCGCCGGCCTCCATGTCCGACTTGAGTCCAAACGAGATGTCAAGGACACCGTTCCTGAACGAGGTCGCCTCCACCTCGAGGGGAACCTCAGGGAGGGCGACGGCCCGCCGGTAGCGCCGCAGCCCGTCCAGGGCGTTGATGACCAGGGTGGAGCCCTCCTGCCAGGTGCGGACGTGCTCCCTGGACATGCCGGGCAGTTCGGCGGTCACCACGATCCTGCCGTCGACCTCCATCACCTCGACCACCGGCTCGCTGATCTCCCCGGACTCCTCGCCGTCGATGGGATGCGCCGGCGCCCAGGTCGGCGGGAGGACATGACAGTGTCCATCCCTGACGAGCAGCCGCACGCCGATGGCGACGGGTTTGTCCTCGGTGTCTTCCAGCGCCCGAAGCACCATGCTTTTCAGGTAATCGGTGAGCGCCCGGAAATCCTCGTCTGGAATTTTGTCGATCATGTGCTTACCCCGTCCAGGGTGCGTGTATTCACAACGTCCCCAGGTACAGGTTTTCGGCATCCCGGTAAAACCATTGTGGTGGAGGCACTCCGGGCCGGGAAAAGAGAACCGGCCGGAGGGCAGCGATGGTTGGACGGAGATTTAAGACATCCCTGATAGACATCGAATTATAATACGGTCGCAATTTTATTACGAAACCCCGGATATCCAGAATTCCCCGATCGGATCATTTATGGTAGGGCTCCCCGCGCATGATCCGAAAGGCGCGATAGACCTGCTCGAGCAGGATCAGCCGCACCATCGTATGCAGGAACGTCAACCTGGAGAGGGAAAGGCGTACGTCGGCCCGCGAGAGCACCGCCGGCGAGAGCCCGAGCGGGCCGCCGATGACGAATACGATCTCTCCTTTTCCAGCGATCTCCCACCCCTTCATCCTGGAGGCGAGGTCCTCGCTCGACCACATCTCGCCGGCGGCGTCAAGGGCAACGAGGAGGGCGCCGTCTGGAACGGCGGCAAGAATATGGTCGCCCTCGGTCACCTTCACCTGCCCTTCTTCGGCCGCCGAGGCACGGTTCGGCACCCGTTCGTCCCGCACCTCGACGATCCTCAGGTCCGCGTACGGACGGAGGCGCTTTTCGTATTCGGCAATTCCCTCGTTGATATACCGATCCTTCACCTTTCCCACGGCAATGACACTGACCTGCATCCAGCCACCTCAAGGAGGATGGGACTCCCCATCACCTGTATAGATCATCTGTCCTGAAATAGAGATGGGCCGCCGGTCTGAAGAGGAACGATTCAATCCCGGCCGGAAAGCCAGAAGATCTAGATCCTGCCCTTCGTGCACCAGATCCAGCCGTCTTCCTCCGACCTGAAGAAATGGTTCTCGCCGCAGCGTGCCCGTTCCATCGCCGCCATTGAGTAGTGGGCGTCCACCCGCCCGCCCGCATCCCTGATCACCGAGGCCATCCGCCCTGGCGTGTAGACCGAGAAGGGCGCAAGCCCACAGGCCTCCCTGATAGAGCCGAAGACGCTGCGGGGGATCGAGCGGCGGCGTGGGGCGACCATCTGGCAGGGGGCGAGATACTCTACGACGACGACGTTTTTGCCGTTCCCCGAACAGAACGAACTGATCATCCCGCCCAGCTCCTCCCGCCCGATATAATAACTCACCCCTTCCACGACCAGGATCACCGGCTCTCTCCCGCCATAGCGGGCCAGGGAAGGCGCCGTGATATCAGCCCGGACGCAGGCGATCCGCCCGGCAAGATCAGGGGCGACCTGCTCGTAGAGGGCGTGCTTCTCCTCCATACCCGAGATATCGATCTCCACCACATCGGTGACGCAGTCAGGATACTCTTCGAGGACCTCCAGGGCAAGAGGGCTCATCCCTGCCGCAGGGATCACGACCCGGCAGGGCTCGGGCGACCGGGCCAGTTCCCGGCCAACAAGACGGGAGATCTGATGTTTCCGGTTGAGGATCACCTCGCCGTACCAGGGGCATACCTCGTCGCACCGTCTGATCAGGTCCTCGCCTTTCGAGAGATTGAGGGCATCAAAAAAATCCCTCGTTCTGCCGCCGTCGTACAACGGGGACGCCCACGCCATCACCAGTGCCGCTGTGGCGTCGAGTTCCATCCTCAGAGGTCTCCGATATCCTCGTTCCAGAGGTCCCCGTGCCCGGCGATAAACGCGGCCATCATCTCATAGCATTCAGGCAGGTCGAGATCGATCACCTCGACGCCGTGGTCCAGAAGAAATGCACGGGCACCGGCAAAGTTCCTCGACTCGCCGGCCACCACCCGCGGGATCCCGAACTGCACCACCGCCCCGGCACAGAGGTAACAGGGCATCAGGGTGGAGTAGAGCACGGTATCGGCATACCGCCCGACCCGCCCGGCATTCCTGAGGCAGTCGATCTCGGCGTGGAGCACCGGGTCGTCCTGCTGCACACGCCGGTTATGCCCCCTTCCGATCACCCGCCCGCCCCTGACGAGCACCGCCCCGATCGGGATCCCACCTTCTGCAAGCCCGGTCGCCGCTTCAGAGAGCGCTTCCTCCATGAACCTATCCATACGCATCCCTTCCAGAAGACCACTCGCAGGTGATCCGGCAGAGGACGAAAGCCCGCACGCCCGTCCGGGACGGGGTGCACAACCGGGGCTTATCCTCGGCCCTCCGCGGATAAAAGGCGAGATTCCCAGAACGATATATCCTCGCCCGAATACCAATTCACCTATCCTGCCTGATCGCACAAGAATTTATACTCTTGGAATTGTCTTCGCGCACATGAATAGAAAACTCTCTAACCTCCAGGATCAGATCGCATACTGAGTGATATCATGCGGATGAATTATGCCATGATTCTCGGTATCATGCTCGTTGCGGGCATGATTCCCTTTGCAAGCGCCCAGATCGGGGGCGATATCGGCTATTACGCCGTGCACTGCAACGTCGACGGGGCGAAGGTCTACTTCGACAACGACCTGAAAGGCGAGATCAAGGACGGCCGCCTCCTCGTGGAGGTCTATGTGACCGGCACGCCGTACACCACGATCAGCGTCGAGGCCGACGGATACGAGACTTACACCACCAGGATCGTCGAGTACCCGGCGAAGGGCGAGACCATCGACATCACGGCCACCCTCCAGCAGGCGCCGATCGGCGGCGACATGGGGGCGTACCTCGTGAAGTGCAATGTCCAGGGTGCACAGGTCTACTTCGACAACGACTACAAGGGCGCGATCCAGAACGGCGAACTCCTGGTGAGCGTCTACACCACCGGAACCCCGTATAAGACGATCAGCGTCCAGGCCGAGGGATACGAGACCTACACGGCAGCGATCACCCAGTACCCGGCAAAGAGCGAGACCGTCACCATCGACGTCGCCCTCCAGCAGTCCCCGATCGGCGGCGACATGGGGGCGTACCTGGTGACGTGCAACGTCCAGGGTGCGCAGGTCTACTTCGACAACGACTACAAGGGCGCGATCCAGAACGGCGAACTCCTCGTGAGCGTCTACGTGACCGGCACCCCGTACCAGACGATCCGCGTCCAGGCCGATGGCTACCAGACCTACTCTGCGTCGATCACCCAGTACCCGGCACAGGGCGAAACCGTCACCATCGCCGCCACCCTCACCCCGGTGACACAGAAGGCCCCGCTCTCGCCGCTCTGTGCCCTCGGTGCGCTCGGCGTTCTTGGTGCGCTTCTGGTGCTGCGCAGGAAAAACTAACTCTTTTTTTCAAAGATCCGTCCGAGCAGCGGGCGCCCAAGCCGCTCGATCTCGGCGTCGAAATAATCGATCCACTCGGCGACGAGGGCCGTCTGTTTCTGTTCCCGCATGAGCGCCCCCTCGAGGGCGGCGATCCGGTCGAGAAGGGCGCGTTCCCGCGCCTCCATCTCCCTGCGGAGGGCCTCGATCTGCTGTTCCTGTCTAGCGACGACGTCCTTGAGGTCGCGAGCATCGAGGTAGGCCTGCGTCACCGGCGACGGGGCGGTCTCCGCTTCCACCGCCGGGGCTGCCGCCCTGACCGTCTCCTCAGGCCGCCTGCCCTCACGGGCCGCCTCGGCACATTTTCTGGCGGTCTCGACGGCTTTCGGGGCGTACAGCCTGACCGGCCCGATGCTCCAGTACGGGAAGAGGTCAGGATATGCGGCGATATATTCCCTGACCTCGTCTTCCTTGAGGCCGGCGAGATCGGCGATCTCTGAGGGTTTGAGATGGTCCTTTCCTGTAGTCATGGCATCCAGCAGATCAACCTATGCCCCGGCCACTGGAAAAATCTGGTGATTTCTCTCCTCCGGCCGTCAACCGTTCGCCGTCCACGAACCAGTCCATGAAAAAACGAAACGAACGGTTCTTTTTCCGCGCCAGGGCGACGTCATACTCTTCCAGGATCGCCTGCATGAACTCGATCCTGGAAATCCCCCGCGGGATGAGGGATCTGAACACCTCCTTCGTGATCCGGTCGGTCCGCCAGGACGGGACGCAGACACCGAGACGGGCGGCTGCACCCTCTGACACCCCGGCGAGGTACCACCCCTCGATCTCCGGGACGACGATGACGACCATCTCCGGGTCAATCGCATGCCCGAAACGGTCCAGGGTCTCCTGCACCCTGAGGCGTGCATAGGGCGTCCGGTCGAGATCCCGCACGAAGATATAAGCGTGGCCGCCTTTTTTGACCGCATGAAGCAGGTTGATCGTCAGCTGCCGCTTCTCGCAGGCATATTTCCAGACACGCATCTCGTAGCCGTTTTCGGCAAGGAGGGGACGCACGATCCTGGAGAAGAAGCGCTCGTCGTCAGGGCCCTCGAGGAGGACGTACAGGGGGGAGGGGGTCATCTCTCTCAGCCTCAGAGAAGGTTCTGGACGTAGAGTTCGTCGATCCCCATCGTCTCCAGGAAGACCTCGAGCTCCTCCCGCTCTGCCGGGCGGGTGACGACCGAATACCCGTCCGGGTCCCGCCTCAGGAGGAGAATGTTCGTCATGCCGGCATATTTCACGACCTCGGGGTGGTGGGTGGTGATGAGGATCTGGCGATTGCGGTGTTCGGCGACGTCCTGCATCATCGAGACGAGTTTTGCGATCAGGTTCGGGTGGATGTTCCGCTCGGGCTCCTCGATGATGACGACCGGTTTGTCCTCGAAGTAGAGCAGGGCGACAAGCGCCGTCAGGTTGATCGTGCCGTCCGAGACCAGGAAGGAGGGGATCGCCCTGCCGGCGTACTCCTCCTTTAAGGTGGCGAGAAGAGAGCGGTCGGTGACCCGCTCCACCCCGATCTCCCTGATGAAGGGGAGGAGTTCCTGCACATGCGCCCAGGCCCGGCGCCGCCGTTCAGGGTCCGAGAGGATCGCCCTGAGCACCACGGCCAGGTTGCCGCCGTCGCGGTCGAGGTCGGCGCGGCCCGAGATCTCGGCCGCATGCTTTGCAAGGCGGGGATCGATGTCGTAGTGGCCGATGTCCCGGAAAAAGTTCCTGATCTGGTAGACGAGGGGGGAGAATGACGGATATATCACCGGGTTCTCGAGCATCGACTCGTCCGGGGCGAGAGGGGCGGTGGCAAGAGGGGTGCAGTCGGGCTCAGGGGCCATGCCCGGCGGCGCTACGGTGCAGCCGACGCCGCCGTCCGCCGACCTGGACAGCCTGATCTCCCCCGCGCCCAGCGAGGAGGAAAAACCGTTTCCGTCCACCAGGTGGTAGGTGCAGGCGGCGGCGATCTCCTCAGAGGCGATCGTGCAGGCGGCGGCCGTGCAGTGGAGGGAGAGGGAGTAGGTGCACGAACCGACGACCGCCTCGACCACACGGCCCCCGTCCCGGAAAAACCTGACCCGGATCGGCGCTGCGCCGGCGTCGAGAGAGACGGCGATCTCCGTCGTCTCCGCGGGGGCGGCCCTCAGGTTCCTGACATATTCCCCGCCCCCCTGGAGGGAGACGGCGTTGGCAAATCCTTCCCGCGCACAGTCGGTGAGAAAGGAGAAGATATCGACAAAGTTCGATTTTCCCGCGGCGTTCGGACCGATGATCACGTTGAACCGGCCGAGCGTGACCGCGGCATTGCCAAAACTCTTGAAATTCCTGATATCTACCCCTGCAATCCTCATCAGATACCCTCGATCGAATATCGGGGTCAAAGAATAAGAGGGCTTGGGCGCACTAAAAATATATTAATACGAGGATAGTGTATTCTGCCATATGACGTTCTACGAAGAAGTGCTTGAAAAAATTGCGGCTCTGATGGCCGCAGCCTTTGGACTGGTCGCCGCACTGGCATGGAACGGAGCAATACAGGAACTCTTCAAGCAGGTGTTCGGAACCACCGAGAATCTCTCTGCACAACTGATCTATGCGATCATCGTGACGATCATCGCTGTCCTCGCCACCATCATGATCGCGCGCGCGGTGTCAAAGGCGAAGGGAGAGAAAGCGGAGTGAGGGACGATCCCCTCACTTCCATATCCATCCAAAAAGCCCTTTTTCCGAGATCTCTCCCTCGGCAAGCTCCCTGAGCCGCTCCTGCTCCTGTTCCATCGCCCTGATCTGCTCCATCAGGAGGGCCCCGGTCTCGTTGTCGCAGGTGCAGTTCTCAACCAGGCGC from Methanofollis liminatans DSM 4140 encodes:
- a CDS encoding nucleoside deaminase, which codes for MDRFMEEALSEAATGLAEGGIPIGAVLVRGGRVIGRGHNRRVQQDDPVLHAEIDCLRNAGRVGRYADTVLYSTLMPCYLCAGAVVQFGIPRVVAGESRNFAGARAFLLDHGVEVIDLDLPECYEMMAAFIAGHGDLWNEDIGDL
- a CDS encoding AAA family ATPase, producing MRIAGVDIRNFKSFGNAAVTLGRFNVIIGPNAAGKSNFVDIFSFLTDCAREGFANAVSLQGGGEYVRNLRAAPAETTEIAVSLDAGAAPIRVRFFRDGGRVVEAVVGSCTYSLSLHCTAAACTIASEEIAAACTYHLVDGNGFSSSLGAGEIRLSRSADGGVGCTVAPPGMAPEPDCTPLATAPLAPDESMLENPVIYPSFSPLVYQIRNFFRDIGHYDIDPRLAKHAAEISGRADLDRDGGNLAVVLRAILSDPERRRRAWAHVQELLPFIREIGVERVTDRSLLATLKEEYAGRAIPSFLVSDGTINLTALVALLYFEDKPVVIIEEPERNIHPNLIAKLVSMMQDVAEHRNRQILITTHHPEVVKYAGMTNILLLRRDPDGYSVVTRPAEREELEVFLETMGIDELYVQNLL
- a CDS encoding DUF5654 family protein yields the protein MTFYEEVLEKIAALMAAAFGLVAALAWNGAIQELFKQVFGTTENLSAQLIYAIIVTIIAVLATIMIARAVSKAKGEKAE
- a CDS encoding PEGA domain-containing protein — its product is MILGIMLVAGMIPFASAQIGGDIGYYAVHCNVDGAKVYFDNDLKGEIKDGRLLVEVYVTGTPYTTISVEADGYETYTTRIVEYPAKGETIDITATLQQAPIGGDMGAYLVKCNVQGAQVYFDNDYKGAIQNGELLVSVYTTGTPYKTISVQAEGYETYTAAITQYPAKSETVTIDVALQQSPIGGDMGAYLVTCNVQGAQVYFDNDYKGAIQNGELLVSVYVTGTPYQTIRVQADGYQTYSASITQYPAQGETVTIAATLTPVTQKAPLSPLCALGALGVLGALLVLRRKN
- the rlmH gene encoding 23S rRNA (pseudouridine(1915)-N(3))-methyltransferase RlmH; this encodes MQVSVIAVGKVKDRYINEGIAEYEKRLRPYADLRIVEVRDERVPNRASAAEEGQVKVTEGDHILAAVPDGALLVALDAAGEMWSSEDLASRMKGWEIAGKGEIVFVIGGPLGLSPAVLSRADVRLSLSRLTFLHTMVRLILLEQVYRAFRIMRGEPYHK
- a CDS encoding Hsp20/alpha crystallin family protein, producing MIDKIPDEDFRALTDYLKSMVLRALEDTEDKPVAIGVRLLVRDGHCHVLPPTWAPAHPIDGEESGEISEPVVEVMEVDGRIVVTAELPGMSREHVRTWQEGSTLVINALDGLRRYRRAVALPEVPLEVEATSFRNGVLDISFGLKSDMEAGDLYG